A region of Reichenbachiella carrageenanivorans DNA encodes the following proteins:
- the murD gene encoding UDP-N-acetylmuramoyl-L-alanine--D-glutamate ligase produces the protein MKEHKNHSVAILGSGESGMGALRLARKHGLKAFLSDAQTIPVQKQRRIEAMGAGFEQGVHTLDELLKYDEVIKSPGIPDTALVITELIKVGKPVISEIEFASRYTEAKIIGITGSNGKTTTTLLTTHLLKHAGLNVASAGNVGNSFSDLLVDENPDVIVLELSSFQLDGVVDFRPDIAILLNITPDHLDRYNYDMEQYADAKWRLVKNMTQGSVLIYNADDEMITKRVIASDLACAKNQLTTKSKTNSGAYFLEGYLIFDCEKSIQIVPVEDLPLLGKHNKYNQMAAILAAIELEVPFGKIIEALATFKNAPHRLELVGYIQDVAFINDSKATNVDAVYYALDAMIRPVVWIAGGVNKGNDYAQIKNLVKNKVNTLICMGADNVHLIEEFAKDVDTLIEVRSAEEAVQQATELAKAGEVVLLSPACASFDLFNNYEHRGDLFRAEVLRLKKIKEAVKA, from the coding sequence TTGAAAGAGCATAAAAACCATAGCGTAGCCATTTTGGGTAGCGGCGAAAGCGGCATGGGGGCTTTGCGTCTGGCTAGAAAGCATGGATTGAAGGCCTTCCTTTCGGATGCCCAAACAATCCCTGTGCAAAAGCAGAGACGTATAGAGGCTATGGGTGCAGGGTTTGAGCAAGGGGTACATACCTTGGATGAATTGCTCAAATACGATGAAGTCATAAAGAGTCCAGGGATTCCAGATACTGCTTTGGTCATCACCGAGTTGATCAAAGTTGGTAAACCTGTGATTTCAGAGATCGAATTTGCTAGCCGATATACAGAGGCTAAAATTATAGGCATCACAGGGTCGAATGGTAAAACCACAACCACACTGCTTACCACGCATCTGCTCAAGCACGCAGGTCTAAACGTGGCCAGTGCAGGCAATGTAGGCAACAGCTTCTCAGATCTCTTGGTAGACGAAAATCCTGATGTGATTGTACTAGAGCTTAGTAGCTTTCAACTCGATGGAGTGGTGGATTTCAGACCAGATATTGCTATTCTGCTCAACATTACACCTGACCACCTAGATCGCTACAATTACGATATGGAGCAGTATGCCGATGCCAAATGGCGATTGGTAAAAAACATGACTCAGGGCAGCGTACTCATCTATAATGCTGACGATGAAATGATCACCAAAAGGGTGATCGCTAGTGATTTGGCTTGCGCCAAAAATCAACTGACCACAAAATCTAAAACCAATAGCGGAGCTTATTTTCTAGAAGGTTATTTGATTTTCGATTGTGAAAAATCGATTCAAATTGTACCCGTAGAGGACTTGCCATTATTAGGAAAACACAACAAATACAACCAAATGGCTGCGATACTGGCAGCTATCGAGCTAGAGGTGCCTTTCGGCAAAATCATCGAGGCCTTGGCTACTTTTAAAAATGCGCCTCACCGTTTGGAACTTGTCGGCTATATCCAGGATGTAGCTTTCATCAATGATTCAAAAGCTACTAATGTAGATGCCGTCTACTACGCACTCGATGCTATGATCAGACCTGTAGTTTGGATCGCAGGTGGCGTCAATAAAGGAAACGATTACGCTCAGATTAAAAATCTGGTGAAAAATAAAGTAAATACCCTCATCTGTATGGGTGCCGACAATGTACACCTCATAGAGGAGTTTGCCAAGGATGTAGACACACTGATCGAGGTGAGGAGTGCAGAAGAGGCCGTGCAGCAAGCGACCGAATTGGCTAAAGCTGGAGAGGTAGTGCTACTGTCGCCTGCCTGTGCCAGTTTCGATTTGTTCAACAATTATGAACACAGAGGAGATTTATTTAGAGCAGAAGTATTGCGGTTGAAAAAAATAAAAGAAGCGGTGAAAGCATGA
- the murG gene encoding undecaprenyldiphospho-muramoylpentapeptide beta-N-acetylglucosaminyltransferase yields MKEQKTYRVMISGGGTGGHIYPAIAIAHALKEIDKNIEFLFVGAKGRMEMEKVPEAGYKIVGLWISGLQRSLTMSNLSFPFKVISSVWKSFRLLKKFKPDVVIGVGGYASGPLLFAANKKGIPTLIQEQNSYPGITNKMLANKANKICVAYPGMERFFQKDKIIETGNPVRTDIMNSDKVRLEGLSQFGFRSDKKTVLIIGGSLGARTINNTLAEGVERLINEDIQVLWQSGKFYYEEMKTRTAHIDSEKLRIIPFIKEMDRAYGAADVVISRAGALSISELCLVGKPVLFVPSPNVSEDHQTKNAMALVSREAAEMIRDEDAAEHLITETLKLIGNEQQQKIISANIKEMAKPNAAKDIAHEIITMIQ; encoded by the coding sequence ATGAAAGAGCAAAAGACATATCGTGTAATGATCAGCGGAGGCGGCACAGGTGGACACATCTATCCAGCGATTGCAATTGCTCATGCCTTGAAAGAAATCGATAAAAACATCGAATTCCTTTTCGTAGGAGCCAAAGGTCGTATGGAAATGGAAAAGGTGCCTGAAGCAGGTTACAAGATCGTAGGTCTCTGGATCAGCGGTTTACAGCGAAGCCTGACTATGAGCAATCTGTCATTCCCATTCAAGGTGATTTCGAGTGTGTGGAAGTCTTTCAGGTTGTTGAAAAAATTCAAACCCGATGTAGTGATCGGAGTAGGCGGGTATGCCAGTGGGCCATTGCTATTTGCGGCCAATAAAAAAGGTATTCCTACCCTTATTCAAGAACAGAATTCTTACCCAGGCATTACGAATAAGATGCTGGCCAATAAGGCCAATAAAATATGCGTGGCCTATCCAGGTATGGAAAGGTTTTTCCAAAAAGATAAGATCATAGAAACGGGTAATCCTGTACGGACTGATATCATGAATTCGGACAAAGTACGTCTCGAAGGTTTGTCTCAATTTGGTTTTAGAAGTGATAAAAAAACAGTCTTGATCATTGGCGGAAGCCTAGGTGCACGTACCATCAACAATACGCTGGCTGAAGGCGTAGAGCGATTGATCAACGAAGACATTCAGGTACTATGGCAATCGGGCAAGTTCTACTACGAAGAGATGAAAACACGTACTGCGCACATTGATTCTGAGAAACTTAGAATCATACCTTTCATCAAAGAAATGGATCGTGCCTATGGTGCTGCCGATGTGGTCATTTCTAGAGCAGGAGCTTTATCTATTTCAGAATTATGTTTGGTAGGCAAACCAGTACTTTTTGTGCCTTCGCCTAATGTGTCCGAAGATCACCAGACTAAAAACGCCATGGCTCTGGTAAGTAGAGAAGCTGCCGAAATGATTCGCGACGAAGACGCAGCAGAGCATTTGATCACAGAGACCTTGAAGCTGATCGGCAATGAACAGCAGCAAAAAATAATAAGTGCCAACATCAAAGAAATGGCCAAACCCAATGCGGCAAAAGATATTGCCCATGAAATAATTACAATGATCCAATGA
- a CDS encoding cell division protein FtsQ/DivIB yields MKWLIHIWKTFKIGLVLFGLAVIIGFTNSRQNERYVNDVHILIDNQFENYFINQEDVLSLIDERGKDYLLSSNFGSLNLKQLENSIEAHQFVNDAQAYIGLEGNMSIKVIQNRPIARVVVSNGSDYYIGVDGDILPESAHYTARVVLMYLANDNWIDGENIKNSEQGQEIFELIQFITHDEFWNAQISAIRVEKNQEVVLEPQVTKQEVIFGKPENIEKKFRKLMTFYKQILPYKGWNTYASVNLKFKNQIVCK; encoded by the coding sequence ATGAAGTGGCTGATACACATATGGAAGACATTCAAAATCGGACTGGTATTGTTCGGTCTGGCGGTTATTATTGGATTTACTAATTCTCGCCAAAACGAACGATATGTCAACGATGTACATATTTTAATTGACAATCAGTTTGAAAACTATTTCATCAATCAGGAAGATGTACTGTCGCTTATTGACGAGCGTGGCAAAGATTATTTATTGAGTAGCAATTTTGGTAGTCTCAACCTAAAACAACTAGAAAATAGCATCGAGGCACACCAGTTTGTAAACGACGCACAGGCCTATATCGGCTTAGAAGGCAACATGTCTATCAAAGTTATTCAGAATCGTCCGATAGCTCGAGTGGTGGTGTCGAATGGATCTGATTACTACATAGGTGTAGATGGCGATATTTTGCCAGAGTCTGCACACTATACGGCCAGAGTTGTACTCATGTATCTGGCCAACGACAATTGGATAGATGGTGAAAACATCAAAAACTCTGAGCAAGGACAGGAGATCTTTGAATTGATACAATTCATCACACACGATGAATTTTGGAATGCGCAGATTTCAGCGATCAGAGTAGAAAAAAATCAAGAAGTGGTACTCGAACCACAGGTAACCAAGCAAGAAGTGATTTTTGGGAAGCCAGAAAACATCGAAAAAAAATTTAGAAAACTAATGACCTTTTATAAGCAAATCTTGCCCTACAAAGGCTGGAATACTTATGCATCGGTTAACCTCAAATTCAAGAATCAAATCGTCTGTAAATGA
- the murC gene encoding UDP-N-acetylmuramate--L-alanine ligase yields MKLEYLHSVYFLGIGGIGMSALARWFHANGFVVTGYDKTSTELTEKLVEEGMAIHFEDNVNLIPEKVKKERAGALIIYTPAVPKDLGLYQYFVQEGFELYKRSQVLGMLTESKYTIAVAGTHGKTTTSSMVAHLLRSAGVDCSAFVGGIMTNYDSNLLIGENNEVMVVEADEFDRSFLTLHPDVAIITATDADHLDIYGSKDALKDSFNAFIKNIKANGQLFVEEKVAGELELNPNGNINVKTYGLKGGEVTIGELKIADAKFAFDYQSAQRNTAGFALAMPGYHNVSNAIAAIASVSDLITNDQALVDGLNTYKGVKRRFEYIIQSDDLVFIDDYAHHPEEIKALIESVRALYPTKKITVIFQPHLFTRTRDFVDGFAESLSMADEVLLLDIYPARELPIEGVTSEMIKEKMTIAEIKNYVKDDVLTYFDNHTPEVLITVGAGNIDTLVSPIKRLLEKR; encoded by the coding sequence ATGAAATTAGAATACCTACATAGCGTCTATTTTCTAGGGATCGGAGGGATCGGTATGAGCGCACTGGCACGTTGGTTTCACGCCAACGGGTTTGTGGTAACGGGATACGACAAAACCTCAACAGAGCTCACCGAAAAACTAGTCGAAGAAGGTATGGCTATTCATTTTGAAGACAACGTCAACCTCATTCCCGAAAAGGTGAAAAAGGAAAGGGCAGGTGCGCTTATTATTTATACGCCAGCGGTACCTAAGGATCTCGGCTTGTATCAATATTTCGTACAAGAAGGATTCGAATTGTACAAAAGGTCACAGGTGCTAGGCATGCTTACCGAATCGAAATATACGATAGCGGTAGCAGGTACACATGGCAAGACCACTACGTCTTCTATGGTGGCTCATTTGCTGAGATCTGCAGGGGTCGATTGCTCGGCTTTTGTGGGAGGTATCATGACCAATTATGATTCTAATCTCTTGATTGGTGAAAACAATGAAGTGATGGTCGTAGAAGCCGATGAGTTTGATCGCTCATTTTTGACCTTGCATCCAGACGTGGCCATCATTACGGCTACAGATGCAGATCATCTCGATATCTACGGGTCCAAAGACGCTTTGAAGGATTCGTTTAATGCCTTCATCAAAAATATTAAAGCCAACGGTCAGCTCTTTGTCGAAGAGAAAGTGGCTGGAGAGTTGGAACTCAATCCTAATGGTAATATCAACGTCAAGACTTATGGACTCAAGGGCGGTGAAGTGACCATTGGTGAATTGAAAATAGCGGATGCCAAATTTGCCTTCGACTATCAAAGTGCGCAGCGCAATACGGCTGGATTTGCGCTGGCTATGCCAGGTTATCACAACGTATCTAATGCCATTGCTGCCATTGCTTCGGTAAGTGATTTGATTACTAATGATCAGGCTTTGGTCGACGGATTGAATACTTACAAGGGCGTGAAGCGTAGGTTCGAATACATCATCCAATCAGACGATTTGGTGTTTATTGATGACTATGCACATCACCCAGAAGAAATCAAAGCACTGATCGAGTCTGTGAGAGCGCTTTACCCGACTAAGAAAATCACGGTTATTTTTCAACCACATTTATTCACACGCACCAGAGATTTTGTGGATGGGTTTGCGGAGAGTCTGTCTATGGCCGATGAGGTGCTTTTGTTGGATATCTATCCCGCTAGAGAATTACCGATCGAAGGGGTGACTTCAGAAATGATCAAAGAAAAAATGACGATTGCTGAGATCAAAAATTACGTCAAAGACGATGTCTTGACTTATTTCGACAATCACACGCCAGAGGTCCTAATCACTGTAGGTGCTGGTAATATTGATACCTTGGTTTCACCCATAAAACGCTTGTTGGAAAAGAGATGA
- the mraY gene encoding phospho-N-acetylmuramoyl-pentapeptide-transferase yields the protein MLYYLFEYLDQQFNLAGAGVFQYISFRAGVGIVLSLLITIFFGKHFIKMLQKQQMGETIRDLGLQGQLEKKGTPTMGGIIIISAVVIPTLLVAKLDNIYVILLLVTTIWMGMIGFLDDYLKIKKKNKEGLSGKFKIIGQVIIGLIVGITMVTNEDILVRDFNKSGHEIETTVVDSQEFEDVKSTITTIPFVKNNEFHYRWLLPNFLEDYTNVLYIIVVIFIVTAVSNGANITDGLDGLAAGTSAIIGITLAILAYVSGNLVFADYLNIMYIPGSGELVIFCFAFVGACIGFLWYNSYPAQVFMGDTGSLSIGGVIAVLALVVRKELLIPVLCGIFVIENLSVIIQVSYFKYTKKKYGEGRRVFLMSPLHHHYQKKGIHETKIVTRFWTTGILLAILTLATLKLR from the coding sequence ATGCTATACTACCTATTTGAATATCTCGATCAACAATTCAACCTCGCAGGGGCTGGTGTATTTCAATACATCTCATTTCGTGCAGGAGTAGGCATCGTATTGTCTCTTTTGATAACCATTTTCTTTGGCAAGCACTTTATCAAAATGCTCCAAAAGCAGCAAATGGGAGAAACCATTCGAGATCTGGGATTGCAAGGGCAGTTGGAGAAAAAAGGAACGCCTACGATGGGCGGCATCATCATTATCAGCGCCGTAGTGATCCCTACCTTGCTAGTTGCCAAGCTCGACAATATCTATGTGATCCTGCTTTTGGTGACTACCATATGGATGGGAATGATTGGTTTTTTAGACGATTACCTTAAAATCAAAAAGAAAAACAAAGAAGGCCTTTCGGGTAAATTCAAAATCATAGGTCAGGTAATTATAGGATTGATAGTAGGTATTACCATGGTCACCAACGAAGATATTTTGGTTAGAGACTTTAATAAATCTGGCCATGAGATAGAGACTACTGTGGTAGATTCTCAAGAATTCGAAGATGTGAAAAGTACGATCACCACGATCCCATTTGTGAAAAACAATGAGTTTCATTACAGGTGGTTGTTGCCAAATTTTCTAGAAGACTACACCAATGTACTGTATATAATCGTGGTGATATTTATTGTCACAGCAGTATCTAATGGTGCCAATATCACAGATGGTCTAGACGGTCTAGCCGCGGGCACATCAGCTATCATTGGTATCACTTTGGCTATACTAGCCTATGTCTCGGGCAACTTGGTTTTTGCTGATTACCTGAACATCATGTACATCCCTGGTTCTGGTGAGTTGGTGATCTTTTGTTTCGCATTTGTAGGAGCTTGCATCGGTTTCCTTTGGTACAATTCATACCCAGCGCAGGTATTTATGGGCGATACCGGTAGCCTGTCTATTGGAGGTGTGATCGCAGTATTGGCACTTGTGGTCAGAAAAGAACTTTTGATTCCTGTTTTGTGCGGGATTTTCGTAATAGAAAACCTATCTGTAATCATTCAGGTGAGTTATTTCAAATACACCAAAAAGAAATATGGAGAAGGCAGAAGGGTCTTTTTGATGTCCCCTCTTCACCATCATTATCAAAAGAAAGGTATACACGAAACTAAAATCGTGACCCGGTTTTGGACCACAGGTATTCTGTTGGCCATCTTGACTCTAGCAACTTTGAAACTGAGATAA
- a CDS encoding FtsW/RodA/SpoVE family cell cycle protein, producing MIREWTHKNLQGDPVIWFIVIALSALSILVVYSATGTLAYNQMEGNTEHYLFKHTALVILSWVAMWVAHKVDYRYYAKLSKLALYISVPLLFITWKFGMNINDASRWITVPFINQAFQPSDLANFALIVTLASMLAKRQENIDSIKESLIPMLIWIGLICGLIAMTNLSSAALIFVTCMVVMFIGRVPVKYLAMLVLVGVIAGAAALAIGQRAGTAISRIESFLSEDDIPFQAEQSFIAIANGGTVRFAPGKSQQKNFLPHPYSDFIFAIIIEEYGLVGGVVVLFLYLALLYRGTRVVAMSKRTYGGLLSAGLSFALVMQALVNMAVAVGLVPITGLTLPLVSMGGTSQLFVGVAIGIILSVSRGEIEEIGTSSANEYRKDVEYA from the coding sequence ATGATCAGAGAATGGACACATAAAAACCTACAAGGAGATCCGGTGATTTGGTTCATCGTGATTGCGCTGTCTGCTCTCAGCATTTTAGTGGTCTATAGTGCGACAGGTACGTTGGCCTACAACCAAATGGAAGGCAATACCGAGCACTACTTGTTCAAACATACGGCTTTGGTGATACTGAGTTGGGTAGCTATGTGGGTAGCGCACAAGGTGGATTATAGATATTATGCCAAGTTGTCTAAGTTGGCATTGTACATATCTGTGCCTTTGCTATTCATCACTTGGAAGTTTGGTATGAATATCAATGACGCCTCAAGGTGGATTACCGTACCATTCATCAATCAAGCATTTCAGCCTTCGGATTTGGCCAATTTTGCACTTATCGTTACGCTGGCATCTATGCTTGCCAAGCGCCAAGAAAATATTGACAGCATCAAGGAATCACTGATTCCGATGTTGATCTGGATTGGCTTGATCTGTGGCCTCATCGCTATGACCAACCTCTCTAGTGCGGCTTTGATCTTCGTGACCTGTATGGTGGTGATGTTTATTGGGCGTGTGCCTGTGAAATACTTGGCTATGCTTGTGTTGGTAGGGGTTATCGCTGGAGCTGCGGCTTTGGCTATCGGACAGCGAGCAGGTACCGCCATTAGCCGTATCGAGTCCTTCTTGTCCGAAGACGATATTCCATTTCAGGCTGAGCAGTCGTTTATCGCTATAGCTAATGGTGGTACCGTGCGATTTGCTCCAGGCAAAAGCCAGCAAAAGAATTTCTTACCTCACCCATATTCAGATTTCATTTTTGCCATCATCATAGAAGAATATGGATTGGTTGGCGGAGTAGTGGTGTTGTTTCTGTATCTGGCGCTGCTCTACCGGGGCACACGTGTAGTGGCGATGAGTAAACGTACCTATGGCGGCTTGCTTTCGGCAGGGCTCAGTTTTGCGCTAGTTATGCAAGCCTTGGTCAATATGGCTGTGGCAGTGGGCTTGGTACCTATCACAGGTTTGACTCTACCGTTGGTAAGCATGGGGGGTACGTCACAACTGTTTGTAGGGGTGGCGATTGGTATCATTCTCAGTGTGAGCCGAGGAGAAATCGAGGAAATAGGTACGTCGAGTGCAAATGAGTATAGAAAGGACGTGGAATACGCATAA